Genomic window (Neoarius graeffei isolate fNeoGra1 chromosome 13, fNeoGra1.pri, whole genome shotgun sequence):
CCTTCTTGGTTGTAACGATGCTCTGTAATTTGAACATCACCACAAATAATTCACTGTGTTTTTTTCTACGCATTTATAATTGTATACGCCGAGTAGAGCATGCTATTCAGGGAGTGAAAATGAAAATGTGAAAGAATGAACACTGACAAATGATTTCATGTTTCCTTATTCTGCATAATCATAATGACAGAAataaacaattcttgtgacactgAGAGCATACCCTTGTCAGGCTTACTGTTGTTTCTCCTCTGCCAGGGGGATTGTGAATGTAGCGTCATCCACCAACCTCCTCACCAATAGCAAGAATGTGCAATTAGCCCTGGACCCTAGCCTTGCTTTGCTGAGCCGTCGGCAGAGGAGGCTAATTCGGCAAAACCCCGGCATCCTCCATGCCATTGCAGCCGGTCTTCATGCGGCAATCAAGGAGTGCAAGTGGCAGTTCCGCAACCGCCGTTGGAACTGCCCGACGTCCCACACCCCTACAGTGTTTGGCAAAATCATCAACAGAGGTAAGCGTATTTCGTTCTGCACTCTTACATAATGGATCTCTTCCTCCACATTCTTAAGATTTTTATTATAAGGCTACTATACTGTGGAATTTAACCGCAAGAGCTGCTTCAACTATGTATTTATAAATATACACAGGGAATTCCTAAAGAATGCCGTGGTTCTTGTTTTGTCAGGCTGCCGAGAGACGGCATTTGTGTTTGCCATCACAAGTGCTGGTGTTACCCATGCGGTGGCGCGGTCCTGTTCTGAAGGCTCTATCGAATCGTGCACTTGTGACTATCGGAGACGAGGGCCAGGGGGTCCAGACTGGCACTGGGGAGGCTGTAGCGACAATGTTGATTTTGGCAGGATGTTTACACGGGAGTTTGTGGACTCTAGTGAGAGGGGCCGAGATCTGAGATACCTCATTAATGTCCACAATAATGAGGCGGGGAGAAGTGTAAGACACCAGTAATCATTTACTAAAAATGGTAAGTTATAGCTATATAAATCAGCTTggagtctaactttttttttccttcatctttTCCTCCAGACGGTTTCCTCAGAGATGCATCAGGACTGTAAGTGTCACGGGATGTCAGGTTCCTGCACGATTCGCACCTGCTGGATGCGTCTGCCCAGCTTCAGGACAGTTGGAGACTTATTAAAAGACCGTTTTGATGGTGCTTCCAGAGTGGTGTACGCCAATAAAGGCAGCAACCGGGCATCTCACCGAGCTGACCCTCGCCACCTCCAGCCGGAGAACCCTGCTCACAAACTCCCTTCTGCGCAAGACCTCGTCTACTTTGAAAAATCGCCCAATTTCTGCTCCTACAACAGCAAAATAGGTACGCTTGGGACATCTGAGCGCACCTGCAACAGTTCCTCACCAGCGTTGGATGGCTGTGAGTTGCTGTGCTGTGGGAGAGGGTATAAGACCCGGATTGAGAAGATCACTGAGAGATGTCACTGCACTTTCCACTGGTGCTGCCATGTGAGCTGCCTAAACTGCACCAGGACGCAGACACTGCaccagtgtttataacagttgcGGCAGTTAGCGTTATTCCTGAGATCATCAATAGGGCATGGAAGTGGTCACTGGATTTGATTGACCAGGCGGCAAAAACTGACAGAGGGTTTGTTTTAATGGGGATTAAAACAAGAAGCAAATGACATGACTATGGCAAGACATATGATAATCAGTCATTTCCTTGATATTATTTTTCTACTATCGAACAGAGCTGTCACTGAAATTGTACTGTGAGAGAAATCTTAAAAGCTGTGCATTTCTAAAGTGCTTGGGCACAAACCCTACATTTAAGCATTTACTCAAAACATTATAATAGTAGATATAGAGCGAGTGCATTGAATTAAATGAATGAAATCCAGTGGAGACTACTATGCACTACTATCCAGTATGGCACACAGAGAATCGAGCTAGTTACTGAGAAGGATACAATCCAAAAATACGCACGGATTTGGAGGCCAGAACCACCAGTCTCAGGGTTGTGCCATCTCCTCCCTCTCTTGCTCTCTGATTCTCCAGGGAGCAAGAAACTGGGAAGCAGGAACTGGACACAAACTCTGACAGATGTTTCTGTGGCCAGGGAACCACAAGCATGTTCCCTCATAAACGATGAAAAACTCCTACTGCAGGATAGTACTTTAAAATATCAGAGCGTTGTTTTCTTTAGCTTCAGCTCAacttttcttacaaaaaaaaatatatatatactgtcaTATGATGTGAAGTACATCGCAAGCATGTGCCATTTCCCAATTTCTGTGTAGTGCAGGAATGCTGGATATCATCCAAATTCTTAAGATTTCCCACTCAAACTCAGCGTACTTCCCGCTCTGGTTAACGACGTTCTGTCATTTTGTATTCGTATTCGCTACTGTGTGGTACACCACACCATGGTACTGATAAAGAATGACTGTAAACAAACATGAACCAAGAGAGCAGCAATTTCTCGTAAAACGAATGAATGTAGTGACCAAACACTGAACGAGACTTCTGAGTTGATGCGTTTCTTGAGGGTGTATGGAGTAGCACTAAACGTTTAGTAACTGTATAACAAGAGAAACTTATCCATCGAACTTGGATCAGACCATGCACAAGAAAAAGGGCACCTGTACCACTATGTAAAATAAAATGATGATAGAAGATATAAGATAATCTTGTAAATTACTTGCTACCTAGTTGACAGTGAAGCGTGGAGTGTGAAACCACAACAACTGTTTTGTATATCAGCTGGCAAAACCAAAATGTTGTAAATACGAAAACATAGATGAATATATATTTATGCTGATAAAACCTAGAAATTATGAAAAATGATATAATCCAAAAGCAGAGTGAAAAAGCTATCAATATTTTcatgctttgatttttttttttaagatatctcGAAACAACTGCCCTGgatattttttttcttggaaaaCAAAATGTTTTACAGTTTTACATGCACTGAACATTGGgggattattgttttttttttgtgtgtgtgtgtgtgttttgaataaAAATATTTATTGCTGTATGATGAAAATGATAGAGAAGGGCAGTAAGAAAAAATATTTTAGTATTAGGGTTTCTCAGTTTAAGATTTAGAAAAACATTCATGTTGTTGTGAAATAGTGTAATAGTTAAATAAAGTTTATAttttcaagtaaaaaaaaaaagtgtcctttgTTTTGAATATTAGATTCGATTACTCAGTTTAATATCGAGAACATTGACTTCCTTATCTGTCACTCGTATGATGCCATAAAATAAAAACACAGCAAATCGCTTTCTTTAAGATAAATCCACACTGCAAGTGCACCGGTTGATTGGATCCCTTAAACCCAAAGTCACTGCTGAAAGCACACGAGAAGGCCGCTCCACCCCAAATCCACACGAGCCACAGAGAGAAAGGGAGTCGTGCCAAAACACAGCATCAATTCTATATGTTTTTACAACACCAAAGGTTTTGCTTCATTTACTTAATGTcggtaaaaataaagaaataatgaCAGGACATTTTTCCCCCATCCGACTGGCGGGCGAGTCTGACCACAGAAGTTTGGATGCAGGAAGACAGTCCTTTCTCAGATCGGTGAGGGTCGGCCAGCCAGAGAACCACACATCCATGCTGATCCAACGACTCATGCACTcaaaacacagaaacaaacagaaaGAGAGTGGCAGAGGGCAGAACAGACGTGACAGAGGGACATGTCATAAagacgtaaagaaaaaaaaagccaagtATCACAAAGCATCTAAGATGTAGGTATGACTCTGAAGGATTGCATACGGAACAGGAAACCAAACGTCAGCGGTAGATCGATACAGAGATAGTTCGGAAAGCAAGAAGTATCTCAAGTCAGACTGCACAAAGCGTAAAACAGCGGTCAGATGACTGAGGGCTGGAGTGATGGAGAGATGAAAAGCCTCGGAGATATGAGACTAATGACAGACATATCCTCTGGCTCtataattatatttatatattttttaaacgtGTGCCAAGGCTGAAATTTATTATTCAGTTAACCAAAGATGTGCCGTTAAGTACATCCTAATAGCCTTGCTTGAACGGGGAAAAAATGAACTGAGAGCTAGCAAGAATCAGTGCAGCGCAGGCCAAAAATGGATTTTAAGCCCAAGCGGCTTAGCCTAAGAGGTTGATGGGTACACAGATATGCTTTGGAAGGCTGAACGTGCACAAATACAGAGCATTAACCATGAGTGTGAGGAAAAGAGATGGGATAAAGAGACTAAATAAGGCGGCATTCCCAGGCACTGAAGGGATGAGGGAGGCAGTCGAGGGGTACTGTCATTGTGGGAGTGCTGAGGAGTCAGTGATAATTAGCTCAATTAGTGACAAAGGCAGTGTAATAAATACCGACTTAGTGTCTGGGTCCCTGCTGTCCTCTCACTGCACGGTTTGTGATGCAGCCAGGGACTGATGGACAATTCATTAAACCGACAAAATACCCCACCGTCCAGGCGTGACGCTACGAGTTAGACCCCTACTGGCTTCGGCCATTGTTCTAATTGTCTGGGTTGGAGTCGCTTTCTGGCCCTCTTCTCCTTACCCCCTCCTTCGTTCTCTCCTTTCACAAAAACCCAAGGAGTTAATGCCCCTACCTAACTCCGTAAGTAGGTGATCGGCAGGTTGGGAAGAAAAAAATGGAAAGAGTTTCTTGGAAGGAAGGAGGGGTTGG
Coding sequences:
- the wnt1 gene encoding protein Wnt-1; the encoded protein is MWSGAMQFLTLFTALKAACVLLLSSRISSSAAANSSGRWWGIVNVASSTNLLTNSKNVQLALDPSLALLSRRQRRLIRQNPGILHAIAAGLHAAIKECKWQFRNRRWNCPTSHTPTVFGKIINRGCRETAFVFAITSAGVTHAVARSCSEGSIESCTCDYRRRGPGGPDWHWGGCSDNVDFGRMFTREFVDSSERGRDLRYLINVHNNEAGRSTVSSEMHQDCKCHGMSGSCTIRTCWMRLPSFRTVGDLLKDRFDGASRVVYANKGSNRASHRADPRHLQPENPAHKLPSAQDLVYFEKSPNFCSYNSKIGTLGTSERTCNSSSPALDGCELLCCGRGYKTRIEKITERCHCTFHWCCHVSCLNCTRTQTLHQCL